One genomic region from Augochlora pura isolate Apur16 chromosome 7, APUR_v2.2.1, whole genome shotgun sequence encodes:
- the LOC144473374 gene encoding protein unc-93 homolog A, which yields MGSLPNLHELSKEKLESPAYRPAPIGGLGPIRLPAQPPPLAHTHRRARSNGHHHNLWDNDAMLEHMAAYSPISCRSTRTSALSWRRRDSMNSSAGASSVRRLIAAVRAAPSGPRPPKKAILRHCAALLLGHASCSAATLPMFPLQAGLGTFNPHLGPMLLALLYATATITSCFAPILVQRLGTNLAISSSHVATTVFVGAHLYPKWYVLLPSYAVLGACITPSFIARVSHVNSSASSLALVSADPEDPDETRRECLLRRLNRGIKLAEDIGLALGCLIAAILVKLTDSAPLDALSNETNDVCGAEYCPEEIYFENGTNSIPVLPIGTSRILISIWLGLAVLGLSISCAFLDSRMKEPQNVNEKHSAQNILASVKSAFQDPKLQLAAPLTLFIGLEQGFIYADFIEAYVVCALGGAGTVTLSFLSLASLQALAGVTLSMLLRHIKRYFVVVVGFVFHACLLLVLMTWRPSGDDPALFHVISAAWGVCNSIWETLIYTLVLGLYPNSWQGPLSTSLFWRWLGLALTLGLHGLVCTQYRVLGLACVLLLSVVPYIWLEIRLAKRGKSLAPL from the exons ATGGGTTCCTTGCCAAATCTTCACGAGTTGTCTAAGGAGAAGCTAGAGAGTCCTGCTTACAGGCCAGCACCGATCGGTGGTTTAGGACCTATACGACTGCCAGCTCAACCTCCACCATTAGCACATACACATAGACGCGCCAGAAGCAATGGTCACCACCATAACCTGTGGGATAATGATGCCATGTTAGAG CACATGGCAGCTTACTCTCCCATTTCTTGTCGCTCCACGAGGACATCGGCTTTGTCATGGCGTCGACGGGACTCGATGAACTCCTCCGCAGGAGCATCGTCGGTTCGACGTCTAATTGCTGCTGTAAGAGCGGCTCCTTCCGGTCCCAGACCGCCGAAGAAAGCGATACTGAGGCATTGCGCGGCACTCCTCTTAGGGCATGCAAGCTGTTCAGCCGCCACGTTGCCCATGTTCCCGTTGCAAGCTGGTCTTGGTACATTCAACCCTCATTTGGGACCGATGCTCTTAGCTCTCCTCTATGCAACTGCTACCATCACCAGCTGCTTTGCACCGATACTCGTGCAGAGACTCGGGACAAACCTCGCGATAAGTTCTAGCCACGTTGCTACCACTGTTTTCGTTGGAGCACATCTTTATCCAAAATG GTATGTGCTATTACCCAGTTATGCAGTACTGGGTGCTTGTATAACACCGAGTTTCATAGCACGAGTTTCGCATGTGAACTCATCAGCAAGTAGTTTAGCTCTGGTATCTGCTGATCCTGAGGATCCTGATGAAACGAGACGGGAGTGCCTTCTGAGACGACTTAATAGAGGAATTAAATTAGCAGAAGACATAGGTCTCGCACTGG GTTGTTTAATCGCTGCCATACTTGTAAAACTGACAGATTCAGCCCCACTGGATGCACTGAGCAATGAAACAAATGATGTCTGCGGAGCAGAGTATTGTccagaagaaatttattttgagaatGGCACAAATAGTATACCAGTATTACCGATTGGAACATCCAGAATACTGATCAGCATATGGCTAGGTCTTGCGGTCCTAGGATTAAGTATATCCTGCGCTTTTCTTGATTCTAGAATGAAGGAACCACAGAATGTCAATGAGAAGCATAGTGCTCAAAACATCCTTGCCTCTGTGAAGTCTGCATTCCAGGATCCTAAATTGCAGTTAGCTGCACCATTGACACTTTTTATTGGACTGGAGCAGGGATTCATCTATGCTGATTTCATAgaa GCATACGTTGTTTGTGCTTTGGGAGGAGCTGGCACAGTAACTCTAAGTTTTTTAAGTTTGGCATCTTTACAAGCTCTAGCTGGTGTAACACTATCAATGTTGTTAAGGCACATTAAAAGATACTTTGTTGTAG TTGTTGGATTTGTATTCCATGCCTGTTTATTACTTGTTTTGATGACGTGGAGACCATCCGGGGATGATCCAGCTCTCTTTCACGTTATATCTGCTGCTTGGGGAGTTTGTAATTCTATTTGGGAAACCTTGATATATA CATTAGTGTTGGGTTTATATCCAAATTCTTGGCAAGGACCATTGTCAACATCTCTTTTTTGGAGATGGCTCGGTCTTGCTCTGACACTTGGGTTACACGGACTAGTCTGCACGCAATATAGAGTACTCGGCCTTGCTTGTGTACTACTTCTCTCTGTGGTTCCTTACATATGGTTAGAAATTAGACTAGCAAAGAGAGGTAAAAGTTTAGCACCATTGTGA